The Desulfoscipio gibsoniae DSM 7213 genome contains a region encoding:
- a CDS encoding TIGR00282 family metallophosphoesterase yields MRLMMIGDVFGRAGRRALKDNIPGLVRDEQIDLVLANGENAAGGNGMTRENAREIFAAGVDVITMGNHVWNKKEIINYIDKEKRIVRPYNYPPGTPGTGFGLFKTKNNDMVGVVNLSGRVFMPELDCPFRCADQVIPILREETPVILMDFHAEATSEKAAMAYYLDGRLSAVCGTHTHVQTADERILEGGTAFITDVGMTGPRDSVIGVKKELVVHKFLTQMPQKFEAANGLYQFNAVIIDVQRDTGQAVAIKRIQNYE; encoded by the coding sequence ATACGTCTTATGATGATAGGAGATGTGTTTGGGCGTGCCGGGCGCCGGGCACTTAAGGATAATATACCGGGACTGGTACGGGATGAACAAATTGACCTGGTTTTGGCCAATGGGGAAAATGCGGCCGGGGGAAACGGTATGACCAGGGAAAATGCCAGAGAAATATTCGCTGCCGGTGTCGATGTTATTACTATGGGCAACCATGTTTGGAACAAAAAAGAAATAATTAATTACATTGACAAGGAAAAGAGAATAGTCAGACCTTATAACTACCCGCCTGGAACGCCGGGAACCGGGTTTGGTTTATTTAAAACCAAAAATAACGATATGGTGGGTGTAGTTAATTTGTCTGGTCGGGTATTTATGCCGGAATTGGACTGCCCTTTTAGGTGTGCTGATCAAGTTATACCAATTTTAAGGGAAGAAACCCCCGTTATTTTAATGGACTTTCACGCCGAGGCCACGTCGGAGAAAGCCGCTATGGCCTACTACTTGGACGGCAGGTTATCGGCGGTCTGTGGTACGCATACCCATGTGCAAACAGCCGATGAGCGTATACTGGAAGGGGGTACGGCGTTTATTACCGATGTGGGTATGACCGGTCCCCGTGATTCAGTGATAGGCGTAAAGAAAGAGTTGGTTGTGCATAAGTTTTTAACTCAAATGCCTCAAAAATTTGAGGCCGCCAACGGTTTATACCAGTTCAATGCTGTAATAATTGATGTTCAGCGGGATACAGGCCAGGCCGTTGCCATAAAGCGTATTCAAAATTATGAATAG
- a CDS encoding PHP domain-containing protein has product MFADLHIHTTYSDGLSTPEEVVRMAAHTKLRALAITDHDTMEGTQSARLEAALHGIDIVDGVELSTECDGLEVHILAYCIDPNNTYFQEHLNVFRNARLKRAQKIVAKLQHMGIDITFDQVLELAGSGSVGRPHIAQALMAGGKTSSITEAFEQYIGVGKPAYEPRLKYHPVEMVKLVRKLGGVPVLAHPGISCGEDLINSLIDAGLQGLEVYHPKHSRHVEDYYLGLCRTYGLVATGGSDFHGVGVTGHGRLGEARVPYAAVKQLWALATKNSKL; this is encoded by the coding sequence ATGTTTGCTGATTTGCATATACATACTACCTACTCCGACGGTTTAAGTACTCCGGAGGAAGTAGTGCGTATGGCTGCGCATACCAAATTGCGGGCTTTGGCTATAACCGATCACGATACCATGGAGGGTACCCAGTCGGCAAGGCTGGAGGCTGCCTTGCATGGAATTGACATTGTAGATGGAGTGGAATTAAGTACTGAATGCGATGGCCTGGAAGTACATATCCTTGCTTATTGTATAGATCCCAACAATACCTATTTTCAGGAACACTTGAATGTCTTTCGCAATGCCCGGCTGAAAAGAGCTCAAAAAATTGTGGCCAAGTTACAGCATATGGGGATTGATATTACTTTTGATCAGGTACTTGAGCTGGCCGGGTCCGGTTCAGTGGGCAGGCCGCATATTGCCCAGGCTTTAATGGCTGGTGGGAAAACCAGCAGTATTACTGAGGCCTTTGAACAATATATTGGTGTGGGTAAACCAGCTTATGAGCCCAGATTAAAATATCACCCGGTGGAGATGGTTAAGCTGGTCAGAAAGTTGGGCGGTGTGCCTGTACTGGCTCACCCGGGCATATCCTGCGGTGAGGACTTAATAAATTCCCTGATTGATGCCGGGTTGCAGGGGCTGGAAGTGTATCATCCCAAACATTCGCGGCATGTAGAAGATTACTATCTGGGGCTTTGCCGAACATACGGGCTGGTAGCCACCGGTGGCTCTGATTTCCACGGTGTAGGCGTAACAGGGCACGGGCGTCTGGGGGAGGCCAGGGTACCTTATGCGGCGGTTAAACAGTTGTGGGCGCTGGCCACAAAAAATAGTAAGCTTTAG
- a CDS encoding stage V sporulation protein S, whose protein sequence is MEVLKVSAKSNPNSVAGALAGVLREKGCAEMQAIGAGALNQAVKAVAIARGFVAPSGVDLICIPAFTDILIDGEERTAIKLIVEPR, encoded by the coding sequence ATGGAAGTGTTAAAGGTTTCAGCAAAATCCAATCCAAACTCTGTAGCTGGTGCCCTTGCCGGAGTGCTAAGGGAGAAGGGATGCGCAGAAATGCAGGCTATTGGCGCGGGTGCATTGAACCAGGCAGTAAAAGCGGTAGCCATTGCCAGAGGATTTGTTGCGCCAAGCGGTGTGGATCTAATTTGTATCCCGGCATTTACGGACATATTAATAGACGGAGAAGAGAGAACAGCAATTAAGTTAATTGTCGAACCCCGGTAA
- a CDS encoding dipeptidase codes for MYTPWIVDGHCDTLTAMAKENRTFSERSARGQLDLPRMRSGDIMVQFFAAFIAPRYKDMALKRCLQLIDIFYAEILQDQSSVELALNAEDIHRVTGAGKIAALLSIEGGEALAGDIALLRTFYRLGVRSITLTWNGRNELGDGVGEDFAAGGLSLFGRSVVQAMNDLGMLIDVAHLAPRGFWDVAETSSKPFAATHANCRAVCDHPRNLDDDQIEYLARNGGIVGLTFVPEFVDQHNPSLSAFIKHIDHIASRFGTHCIGLGSDFDGMDKVTPGLHDATCGPYLAEALISHGYSHEQVAGIMGGNWLRLLTVVLK; via the coding sequence TTGTATACACCATGGATTGTGGACGGTCATTGTGATACGCTGACGGCCATGGCTAAAGAAAACCGCACTTTCAGTGAAAGATCCGCCAGGGGACAGCTGGATTTACCGCGTATGCGGTCGGGCGATATAATGGTGCAGTTTTTTGCGGCCTTTATTGCACCCAGGTATAAAGATATGGCTTTAAAAAGATGTCTACAGTTGATAGATATTTTTTATGCGGAAATACTTCAAGACCAGAGCAGTGTTGAGCTGGCCTTAAATGCAGAGGATATTCACCGGGTTACCGGAGCAGGTAAAATTGCCGCGCTGCTATCTATTGAAGGTGGTGAAGCGCTGGCCGGCGATATAGCGTTATTGAGAACCTTTTACCGCTTGGGAGTGCGTTCGATAACATTGACCTGGAATGGGCGCAACGAGCTGGGGGATGGAGTGGGGGAAGATTTTGCTGCCGGTGGTTTAAGCTTGTTTGGCCGTTCGGTGGTGCAGGCGATGAATGACCTGGGTATGTTGATTGACGTAGCTCATCTGGCCCCCCGGGGATTCTGGGACGTGGCCGAAACATCCAGCAAGCCCTTTGCCGCCACCCATGCCAACTGCCGGGCGGTGTGTGATCATCCCCGCAATTTAGATGATGATCAAATAGAATACCTGGCCCGGAACGGTGGTATAGTGGGGCTGACTTTTGTTCCCGAGTTTGTAGATCAACATAATCCCAGCCTGTCAGCATTCATCAAGCATATTGATCATATTGCATCTCGTTTTGGTACGCATTGCATTGGGTTAGGATCTGACTTTGATGGTATGGATAAGGTTACGCCGGGATTGCATGACGCCACCTGTGGCCCGTACCTCGCCGAAGCGCTGATAAGTCATGGTTACAGTCACGAACAGGTAGCCGGTATAATGGGAGGAAATTGGTTAAGGCTGTTGACCGTGGTTTTAAAATAA
- a CDS encoding LL-diaminopimelate aminotransferase: protein MEKARRIQNMGSAIFNEMEELKKKVEQRGVEVINLGVGSPDRPPAQHIIEAMHKALDNLDNYRYPLVGQLALRQAVANWYKNRFRVELDPADEVLVLMGSQDGLAHIAMAYINPGDIALIPDPGYPIYAASIVLAEGEIYPMPLLAKNDFLPDLQAIPQDVARQAKLLWVNYPNNPVAASANRQFFAELVNFAREYDIVVCHDIAYCELAFDGFEPVSFLEAPGAKEVGIEFYSLSKTYNMAGCRIGFAVGNAGVLEALNRIKTNIDYGVFNVVQKAGIAALEGPQDCVRENAEYYRRRRDVLVDGLAGLGWEVPRPNASMFVWAPLPKGYNCSCREFALKMLHSTGVLVIPGTAFGKMGEGYLRIALVRDEPVLQEAVRRIGEFLRSGEQA from the coding sequence ATGGAAAAAGCGCGTAGAATACAAAATATGGGTTCAGCGATTTTCAATGAAATGGAGGAACTAAAAAAGAAAGTAGAGCAGCGGGGCGTTGAGGTAATTAATCTGGGGGTGGGTAGTCCGGATCGCCCGCCGGCACAACATATTATCGAAGCTATGCACAAGGCTCTTGATAATCTGGATAATTATCGTTACCCGCTGGTTGGCCAGCTAGCGCTGCGCCAGGCGGTGGCTAACTGGTATAAAAACAGGTTCAGGGTAGAATTAGACCCAGCCGATGAGGTACTGGTTTTAATGGGTTCCCAGGACGGTTTGGCTCACATAGCAATGGCTTATATCAATCCGGGAGACATTGCCCTGATTCCTGATCCTGGCTATCCCATATATGCTGCCAGTATAGTGTTGGCGGAGGGTGAAATTTACCCTATGCCTTTATTGGCGAAAAATGACTTTTTACCGGATTTGCAAGCCATACCGCAAGATGTGGCCCGACAAGCCAAGTTGCTTTGGGTGAATTATCCAAACAACCCGGTGGCTGCTTCAGCTAACCGGCAATTTTTTGCGGAGCTTGTAAATTTCGCCCGGGAGTATGACATCGTGGTTTGTCATGACATTGCCTATTGCGAGCTTGCCTTTGACGGCTTTGAGCCCGTTAGTTTTCTGGAGGCGCCGGGAGCTAAGGAAGTAGGTATTGAATTTTATTCACTTTCTAAAACTTATAACATGGCAGGCTGCAGGATTGGATTTGCCGTGGGTAATGCGGGTGTTTTAGAGGCACTGAATAGAATAAAAACTAATATTGATTATGGTGTGTTCAACGTTGTTCAGAAGGCTGGTATAGCAGCTTTGGAAGGACCCCAGGATTGTGTGCGGGAAAACGCAGAGTATTATCGCCGTCGTCGGGATGTGCTGGTGGACGGCCTTGCCGGTTTGGGCTGGGAAGTGCCCCGACCCAATGCCTCCATGTTTGTTTGGGCACCTCTGCCCAAAGGATATAATTGTTCCTGCCGGGAATTTGCCTTAAAAATGCTGCACAGCACTGGTGTACTGGTGATACCGGGCACTGCTTTCGGAAAAATGGGTGAGGGATACCTGCGTATTGCTTTGGTGCGGGATGAGCCTGTGCTGCAAGAGGCGGTTCGCCGTATTGGTGAATTTTTACGCTCCGGGGAACAGGCGTGA